Proteins from a genomic interval of Phenylobacterium sp. LH3H17:
- the dprA gene encoding DNA-processing protein DprA: MIAALTQAGRRDWLRLARTENVGPVTFQQLLGRYGEASLALAALPDLARRGGRVSPLDIPALSEIEAELEAGAALGARLIAACEADFPAPLAALDPPPPVIWARGEPRLLSRPAVAIVGARVASAGGQRFARGLAADLGAAGLIVVSGMARGVDGAAHEGSLATGTVAVLGGGIDDIYPREHRDLYERIVEQGCVVSESAPGRTATAKDFPRRNRLISGLSQAVVVVEAELRSGSLITARLAAEQGREVLAVPGSPLDPRAKGTNDLIRQGAALCEGVDDVLRALEGFGGFRAPDRAFEPAPPPRPDAEVAAVRERVAALLSPTPVSRDELIRAAGAPAAIVLAALVELALAGRADLTAGGLVSSL, encoded by the coding sequence GTGATCGCGGCGCTGACGCAGGCCGGGCGCCGCGACTGGCTGCGGCTGGCGCGCACGGAGAACGTCGGGCCCGTCACGTTCCAGCAGCTCCTCGGCCGCTATGGCGAAGCGTCGCTGGCGCTCGCCGCCCTGCCCGACCTGGCGCGGCGCGGCGGACGGGTTTCGCCGCTCGACATCCCCGCCCTCTCCGAGATCGAGGCCGAACTGGAGGCCGGAGCCGCCCTGGGCGCGCGGCTGATCGCCGCGTGCGAGGCCGATTTCCCGGCGCCCCTGGCGGCCCTCGATCCCCCGCCGCCGGTGATCTGGGCGCGCGGCGAGCCCCGCCTGCTGTCGCGGCCGGCCGTGGCGATCGTCGGCGCGCGCGTCGCCTCGGCCGGCGGCCAGAGGTTCGCCCGCGGCTTGGCCGCCGACCTGGGCGCGGCGGGATTGATCGTCGTCTCGGGCATGGCGCGCGGGGTGGACGGCGCGGCGCACGAGGGCTCTCTCGCCACCGGAACCGTCGCCGTCCTGGGCGGCGGGATCGACGACATCTATCCGCGGGAGCACCGGGACCTGTACGAGCGCATCGTCGAGCAGGGCTGCGTAGTCTCGGAGAGCGCGCCCGGCCGCACCGCCACGGCCAAGGACTTCCCCCGCCGCAACCGGCTGATCTCCGGCCTCAGCCAGGCGGTGGTGGTGGTGGAGGCCGAACTTCGCTCGGGCTCGCTGATCACCGCACGCCTCGCCGCCGAGCAGGGCCGCGAGGTCCTGGCGGTGCCCGGCTCGCCGCTGGATCCTCGCGCCAAGGGGACGAACGACCTGATCCGGCAAGGCGCGGCCCTGTGCGAAGGCGTCGACGACGTGCTGCGCGCCCTGGAGGGTTTCGGCGGCTTCCGCGCTCCGGATCGCGCCTTCGAACCGGCGCCTCCGCCGAGGCCCGACGCCGAGGTGGCGGCCGTGCGCGAACGGGTCGCGGCCCTGTTGTCGCCGACACCGGTCTCGCGGGACGAGCTGATCCGCGCCGCGGGCGCGCCGGCGGCCATCGTGCTGGCCGCCCTGGTGGAACTCGCCCTGGCCGGCCGCGCGGACCTCACTGCCGGGGGGCTGGTCTCGAGCCTTTAG
- the plsY gene encoding glycerol-3-phosphate 1-O-acyltransferase PlsY — MPESLSPILIAAAVVGGYLLGSIPFGLIAAKLGGQGDIRNIGSGNIGATNVLRTGRKDLAALTLLGDGGKGAVAVLLAWLATRDKGVDAQATLTAIAASAAFLGHLFPVWLKFKGGKGVATFFGTLLAAAWPVGLAAGATWIAMALLFRMSSLAALTAAALAPLYVVLVFDRPYPIAAMALFMAVLIYIRHKDNISRLLKGQEPRIGGKKDKEAA; from the coding sequence ATGCCTGAGTCCCTCAGCCCCATCCTGATCGCGGCCGCCGTCGTGGGCGGCTATCTGCTGGGCTCGATCCCCTTCGGCCTGATCGCCGCCAAGCTGGGCGGCCAGGGCGACATCCGCAACATCGGCTCGGGCAACATCGGGGCGACCAATGTGCTGCGCACGGGCCGCAAGGATCTGGCGGCGCTGACCCTGCTGGGCGACGGCGGCAAGGGCGCGGTGGCCGTGCTGCTGGCCTGGCTGGCCACCCGCGACAAGGGCGTGGACGCCCAGGCGACCCTGACCGCCATCGCCGCCAGCGCGGCCTTCCTGGGCCACCTGTTCCCCGTCTGGCTGAAGTTCAAGGGCGGCAAGGGCGTGGCGACCTTCTTCGGCACCCTGCTGGCGGCGGCCTGGCCGGTAGGGCTGGCGGCGGGCGCCACCTGGATCGCCATGGCCCTGCTGTTCCGGATGTCGTCCCTGGCGGCCCTGACCGCCGCGGCGCTCGCGCCGCTCTATGTGGTCCTGGTCTTCGACCGGCCCTATCCGATCGCGGCCATGGCCCTGTTCATGGCGGTGCTGATCTACATCCGCCACAAGGACAACATCTCCCGGCTGCTGAAGGGCCAGGAGCCCAGGATCGGCGGCAAGAAAGACAAAGAGGCCGCGTGA
- a CDS encoding aspartate carbamoyltransferase catalytic subunit — protein sequence MSAALTGLNEVLGRTFPFPKRHFLSVVDLNPVEVAGLLDLADSFVALNRQTSKKLDLLKGRTLMNLFFENSTRTQSSFELAGKRLGADVVNMSPRSSSISKGETLIDTAVTLNAMQPDLLVVRHASSGAASLLAQKVTCSVINAGDGQHEHPTQALLDALSMRRAFGRIAGLRVAICGDVLHSRVARSNVGLLQMMGAEVRLVGPPTLMPAEADRWGVAVHHDMRTGIADCDVVMMLRLQLERMDGVLAPSQREYFRFYGLDREKLAYASPGVRVMHPGPMNRGVEIDSDVADDLAVSLIQDQVEMGVAARMAVLTSLAARLHND from the coding sequence ATGAGCGCCGCCCTAACCGGTCTGAACGAGGTCCTTGGTCGGACCTTCCCCTTCCCCAAGCGGCATTTCCTGTCCGTGGTGGATCTGAACCCCGTGGAAGTCGCGGGGCTGCTGGATCTCGCCGACAGTTTCGTGGCCCTCAACCGCCAGACCTCGAAAAAGCTCGACCTGCTCAAGGGTCGGACTCTGATGAACCTATTCTTCGAGAACTCGACCCGGACCCAGAGCTCCTTCGAGCTGGCCGGCAAGCGGCTGGGCGCCGACGTGGTCAATATGAGCCCGCGCTCGTCCTCGATCTCCAAGGGCGAGACCCTGATCGACACCGCCGTCACCCTGAACGCCATGCAGCCCGACCTGCTGGTGGTGCGCCACGCCTCGTCCGGCGCGGCCTCCCTGCTGGCGCAGAAGGTCACCTGCTCGGTGATCAATGCGGGCGACGGCCAGCATGAGCATCCGACCCAGGCCCTGCTGGACGCGCTGTCCATGCGCCGCGCCTTCGGGCGGATCGCGGGTCTGCGGGTGGCGATCTGCGGCGACGTCCTGCACAGCCGCGTGGCCCGCTCCAATGTCGGCCTGCTGCAGATGATGGGCGCCGAGGTGCGTCTGGTGGGTCCGCCGACCCTGATGCCCGCCGAGGCCGACCGTTGGGGCGTCGCGGTCCACCACGACATGCGCACCGGCATCGCCGACTGCGACGTGGTCATGATGCTGCGCCTGCAGCTCGAGCGGATGGACGGGGTGCTGGCGCCGTCGCAGCGCGAATATTTCCGCTTCTACGGCCTGGACCGCGAGAAGCTGGCCTATGCCTCGCCCGGCGTGCGGGTCATGCATCCCGGCCCGATGAACCGCGGCGTAGAGATCGATTCCGACGTGGCCGACGACTTGGCCGTCTCGCTGATCCAGGACCAGGTGGAGATGGGCGTGGCCGCGCGCATGGCGGTCCTCACCTCGTTGGCCGCGCGACTGCACAACGACTGA
- a CDS encoding TIGR00730 family Rossman fold protein, translating into MGKIASVCVFCGSSPGGDPAYRVAAEALGRAIANRGHRLVYGGAKVGLMGALADAALDAGGEVVGVMPAALADKEIAHNGLSRLEIVASMHERKARMAELADGFIALPGGVGTLEEIFEIWTWGQLGFHAKPAGFLNALGYFNALRNFVDHAVGEAFLQAPHRDMIIFREDAGPMLDALDAYVPPVVEKWIGRPEL; encoded by the coding sequence ATGGGCAAGATCGCCTCCGTCTGCGTCTTCTGCGGGTCGAGCCCCGGCGGGGACCCGGCCTATCGCGTCGCCGCCGAGGCCCTCGGCCGGGCGATCGCCAACCGCGGCCACCGCTTGGTCTATGGCGGCGCCAAGGTCGGGTTGATGGGCGCGCTGGCCGACGCCGCCCTGGACGCCGGCGGCGAGGTGGTGGGCGTCATGCCCGCGGCGCTGGCCGACAAGGAGATCGCCCACAACGGCCTGTCGCGGCTGGAGATCGTCGCCTCCATGCACGAACGCAAGGCGCGGATGGCCGAGCTGGCCGACGGCTTCATCGCCCTGCCCGGCGGAGTCGGCACCCTGGAGGAGATCTTCGAGATCTGGACCTGGGGCCAGCTCGGCTTCCACGCCAAGCCGGCGGGATTTCTCAACGCGCTCGGCTACTTCAACGCCCTGCGCAATTTCGTCGACCACGCGGTGGGCGAGGCGTTCCTGCAGGCGCCCCACCGCGACATGATCATCTTCCGCGAGGACGCTGGTCCGATGCTGGATGCGCTCGACGCCTATGTTCCCCCGGTGGTCGAGAAATGGATCGGACGGCCCGAACTATGA
- the topA gene encoding type I DNA topoisomerase, producing the protein MNLVVVESPAKAKTINKYLGSGYIVLASYGHVRDLPAKDGSVKPDEDFAMLWDVDAKSAKRLSDIAEAAKGAERIILATDPDREGEAISWHVLEVLRKKKVLKDAKVERVVFNAITKTAVTEAMKNPRDIDMELVDAYLARRALDYLVGFTLSPVLWRKLPGSRSAGRVQSVALRLVVDREIEIERFKTQEYWTVEADVSSGSDPFLARLVKHDGKRLTKFDLGDEASAHAAQAAVKAATFKIAAVEKKPGRRSPAPPFTTSTLQQEASRKLGFSAQRTMQAAQKLYEGIDIGGETVGLITYMRTDGIQSAPEAIDEARQVIGGLYGKEYVPESARIYKTKAKNAQEAHEAIRPTALARNPGSLRLESDLGRLYELIWKRMIASQMEAARIERTSIDLESADGKTGLRATGQVVLFDGYLAVYEEGRDDADDEEGGRLPQVREGADAKVVDARADQHFTEPPPRYSEASLVKKMEELGIGRPSTYASVLTVLRDREYVRMDKNRFVPEDKGRLVTAFLEQFFARYVEYDFTAALEEKLDLVSAGELNWKALLREFWESFHAAVGEIAELRVTHVLDALNEALGPHIFPEKADGSDPRGCPTCGTGRLSLKTGKFGAFIGCSNYPECRHTRPIAQTSDDNAAESGDRELGVDPVTGETVFLKAGRFGPYVQLGEADKPKRSSLPKGWSAAAMDLEKGLRLLRLPREVGAHPEDGGMITAGIGRFGPFVLHNGTYANLPGVDEVFEVGLNRAVTLLAEKRAGGGRPGRGESAALKDLGPHPTDGAPVKILSGRYGPYIKHGSTNANVPKGKEPQDLTMEEAVALIAEREAKGGGKKKPARAKAPAKPAAAKKAPAKKTAAKKPAAKKAVTA; encoded by the coding sequence ATGAACCTCGTCGTCGTCGAAAGCCCCGCCAAGGCAAAGACCATCAATAAATACCTTGGGTCCGGCTATATCGTGCTGGCCTCGTACGGACACGTGCGCGACCTTCCAGCCAAGGACGGATCGGTGAAGCCCGACGAGGACTTCGCCATGCTCTGGGACGTGGACGCCAAGTCCGCCAAGCGCCTCAGTGACATTGCCGAGGCCGCCAAGGGCGCTGAACGCATCATCCTGGCCACCGACCCCGACCGTGAGGGAGAAGCCATCTCCTGGCACGTTCTGGAGGTGCTTCGGAAGAAGAAGGTCCTCAAGGACGCCAAGGTCGAGCGCGTCGTCTTCAACGCCATCACCAAGACCGCGGTGACCGAGGCGATGAAGAACCCCCGCGATATCGACATGGAACTGGTGGACGCCTACCTGGCCCGCCGCGCCCTGGACTATCTGGTGGGCTTCACCCTTTCGCCCGTCCTGTGGCGCAAGCTGCCGGGCTCGCGCTCGGCCGGCCGCGTCCAGTCGGTGGCCCTGCGCCTGGTGGTCGATCGCGAGATCGAGATCGAGCGCTTCAAGACCCAGGAATACTGGACCGTCGAGGCCGACGTCTCCTCCGGAAGCGATCCGTTCCTGGCCCGACTGGTCAAGCACGACGGCAAGCGGCTGACCAAGTTCGATCTTGGCGACGAGGCCTCGGCCCACGCCGCCCAGGCGGCGGTGAAGGCCGCGACCTTCAAGATCGCCGCGGTCGAGAAGAAGCCCGGCCGGCGCTCACCCGCCCCGCCCTTCACCACCTCGACCCTGCAGCAGGAGGCCTCGCGCAAGCTCGGCTTCTCCGCCCAGCGCACCATGCAGGCGGCCCAGAAGCTGTACGAGGGCATCGATATCGGCGGCGAGACCGTGGGTCTCATCACCTATATGCGGACCGACGGCATCCAGAGCGCACCCGAGGCCATCGACGAGGCCCGCCAGGTGATCGGCGGCCTCTACGGCAAGGAATACGTCCCCGAGAGCGCGCGGATCTACAAGACCAAGGCCAAGAACGCCCAGGAGGCCCACGAAGCCATCCGCCCTACGGCGCTGGCCCGCAACCCCGGCTCCCTGCGCCTGGAGAGCGACCTCGGGCGGCTCTATGAGCTGATCTGGAAGCGGATGATCGCCTCCCAGATGGAGGCCGCCCGTATCGAGCGGACCAGCATCGATCTGGAGAGCGCCGACGGGAAGACCGGCCTGCGCGCCACCGGCCAGGTGGTGTTGTTCGACGGTTATCTCGCCGTCTACGAGGAAGGCCGCGACGACGCGGATGACGAGGAAGGCGGTCGCCTGCCCCAGGTCCGCGAAGGCGCCGACGCCAAGGTGGTCGACGCCCGCGCTGACCAGCACTTCACCGAGCCGCCGCCGCGCTATTCGGAAGCCAGCCTGGTGAAGAAGATGGAGGAGCTCGGCATCGGCCGGCCCTCGACCTACGCCTCGGTCCTGACCGTGCTGCGCGACCGCGAATACGTCCGCATGGACAAGAACCGGTTCGTGCCCGAAGACAAGGGACGGCTGGTCACCGCCTTCCTGGAGCAGTTCTTCGCCCGCTACGTGGAGTACGACTTCACCGCCGCCCTCGAGGAGAAGCTCGACCTGGTCTCGGCCGGCGAGCTCAACTGGAAAGCCTTGCTGAGGGAGTTCTGGGAGTCTTTCCACGCCGCGGTCGGCGAAATCGCCGAACTGCGCGTCACCCACGTGCTGGACGCGCTCAACGAGGCGCTCGGCCCGCACATCTTCCCGGAAAAGGCCGACGGCTCCGATCCGCGCGGCTGCCCCACCTGCGGCACCGGCCGGCTGTCGCTGAAGACCGGCAAGTTCGGGGCCTTCATCGGCTGTTCGAACTATCCCGAATGCCGCCACACCCGCCCGATCGCCCAGACCAGCGACGACAACGCCGCCGAGAGCGGCGACCGCGAACTGGGTGTCGACCCCGTGACGGGCGAGACGGTGTTCCTGAAGGCCGGCCGCTTCGGCCCCTATGTGCAACTGGGCGAGGCCGACAAGCCCAAGCGCTCCAGCCTGCCAAAGGGTTGGTCGGCGGCGGCCATGGATCTGGAAAAGGGACTGCGGCTGCTGCGGCTGCCCCGCGAGGTCGGCGCCCACCCCGAGGACGGCGGCATGATCACCGCCGGCATCGGCCGGTTCGGGCCCTTTGTCCTGCACAACGGCACCTACGCCAACCTGCCGGGCGTCGACGAAGTGTTTGAGGTCGGCCTGAACCGCGCCGTCACCCTGCTGGCCGAAAAGCGTGCCGGGGGCGGACGCCCCGGACGCGGTGAGTCCGCGGCGCTGAAGGATCTCGGCCCCCACCCCACCGACGGGGCGCCGGTGAAGATCCTGTCGGGCCGCTATGGCCCCTACATCAAGCACGGCTCGACCAACGCCAACGTACCCAAGGGCAAGGAGCCGCAGGACCTCACGATGGAAGAGGCCGTGGCGTTGATCGCCGAGCGCGAAGCCAAGGGCGGCGGCAAGAAGAAGCCGGCCCGCGCCAAGGCCCCCGCCAAGCCCGCGGCCGCGAAGAAGGCGCCCGCCAAGAAAACCGCGGCGAAGAAGCCCGCCGCCAAGAAGGCCGTGACCGCCTAG
- the pyrC gene encoding dihydroorotase, whose translation MTQRPTAFVNTRLVDPASGWDGPGALLVRDGKIADVVQGGDLGSLSADIEVIDAGGAMLAPGLVDLRVKTGEPGAETKETLKSAALAAAAGGVTSIVLQPDTDPVVDEASVVDFILRRSRDIELVHVYPAGAATKGCRGERMAEIGLMAEAGCVYVTDADRPIVDSKVLRRVLAYAKSFNVLVAHRPSDPWLAKGSAATEGEFAGRMGLPSVPPIAEKIMLERDMALVELTGARLLVDQVTTACALESLARGKAKGLPVTATTSINHLSFNEIDIGDYRTFLKFDPPVRGEDDRQATIEALASGLIDIVVSAHAPAPAEDKRLPYDEAAPGAVGLQTLLAALLAFHHEGRIPLIDLMRTVTSRPADLLGLAAGRLAKGAPADLVLCDLNAPIVIDLEKLKSKSRNSPFDGRRLQGEVMMTLVDGRVVYRA comes from the coding sequence ATGACCCAGCGCCCGACCGCCTTCGTCAACACCCGCCTGGTCGACCCTGCCAGCGGCTGGGACGGCCCCGGCGCCCTGCTGGTCCGCGACGGCAAGATCGCCGACGTCGTCCAGGGCGGCGACCTGGGATCCCTGTCCGCCGACATCGAGGTCATCGACGCGGGCGGCGCCATGCTGGCCCCCGGCCTGGTCGACCTGAGGGTCAAGACCGGTGAACCGGGCGCGGAGACCAAGGAGACCCTGAAATCGGCCGCGCTCGCCGCGGCGGCCGGCGGCGTGACTTCCATCGTCCTGCAGCCCGACACCGATCCGGTGGTGGACGAGGCCTCCGTGGTCGACTTCATCCTGCGCCGCTCGCGCGACATCGAATTGGTCCACGTCTACCCGGCCGGCGCCGCCACCAAGGGCTGCCGCGGCGAGCGGATGGCGGAGATCGGGCTGATGGCCGAGGCCGGCTGCGTCTATGTCACCGACGCCGATCGGCCCATCGTCGATTCCAAGGTGCTGCGCCGGGTGCTGGCCTACGCCAAGAGTTTCAATGTCCTGGTCGCCCACCGGCCTTCCGACCCGTGGCTGGCCAAGGGCTCGGCGGCCACCGAGGGCGAGTTCGCCGGCCGCATGGGCCTGCCCAGTGTCCCGCCGATCGCCGAGAAGATCATGCTGGAGCGGGACATGGCCCTGGTGGAGCTGACCGGGGCGCGCCTGCTGGTCGACCAGGTCACCACCGCCTGCGCCCTGGAGAGCCTGGCGCGGGGCAAGGCCAAGGGCCTGCCGGTCACCGCCACCACCTCGATCAACCACCTGTCGTTCAACGAGATCGATATCGGCGACTACCGCACCTTCCTGAAGTTCGATCCGCCAGTGCGCGGCGAGGACGACCGCCAGGCGACCATCGAGGCCCTGGCGAGCGGCCTGATCGACATCGTGGTCTCCGCCCACGCCCCGGCTCCCGCCGAGGACAAGCGCCTGCCCTATGACGAGGCCGCCCCCGGCGCGGTGGGCCTGCAAACCCTGCTGGCCGCCCTGCTGGCCTTCCACCACGAAGGCCGCATCCCGCTGATCGACCTGATGCGTACGGTGACCAGCCGCCCGGCCGACCTGTTGGGCCTCGCCGCCGGCCGCCTGGCCAAGGGCGCGCCCGCCGACCTGGTGCTCTGCGACCTCAACGCCCCCATTGTCATCGACCTGGAAAAGCTGAAGTCCAAGTCGCGCAACTCACCGTTCGATGGGCGCAGGCTGCAGGGCGAGGTGATGATGACCCTTGTCGACGGGCGGGTTGTCTACCGGGCCTGA